A stretch of the Haloplanus aerogenes genome encodes the following:
- a CDS encoding inositol monophosphatase family protein, translated as MDRQTMAVEAAHAGAELAAELFRTSLDVETKASATDYVTEADTGSQRRIVERIADAYPDDAIVGEEGDQRKRLRDGETAWVIDPIDGTTNYVRGIPFWATSVAAVVDGETVAAANSLPALDEVYHAGTDGVTHDGDAATVSDTADLETSVVAPTLRYGREHGDAYGSLLGTLSPAVGDVRRLGSAQTALSLVAGGHVDAALGVVASHPWDTVAGVHLIRQAGGRVTDLTGEPWTPRSEGLVASNGRIHDDLLALLS; from the coding sequence ATGGACCGTCAGACCATGGCCGTCGAGGCGGCACACGCCGGCGCGGAACTCGCCGCGGAGTTGTTCCGCACGTCGCTCGACGTCGAAACGAAGGCGTCGGCTACCGATTACGTCACCGAGGCCGACACCGGCTCGCAACGTCGGATCGTCGAACGCATCGCCGACGCGTACCCCGACGACGCCATCGTCGGGGAGGAGGGCGACCAGCGGAAACGGCTGCGAGACGGCGAGACGGCGTGGGTGATCGACCCCATCGACGGCACGACCAACTACGTGCGGGGCATTCCCTTCTGGGCGACGAGCGTCGCTGCCGTCGTCGACGGCGAGACCGTCGCCGCCGCGAACTCCCTCCCGGCGCTCGACGAGGTGTACCACGCGGGGACCGACGGCGTCACCCACGACGGGGACGCCGCGACGGTCAGCGACACCGCCGATCTCGAAACGAGCGTCGTCGCGCCCACTCTCCGGTACGGCCGCGAACACGGCGACGCCTACGGCTCGCTCCTCGGAACTCTCTCGCCCGCCGTCGGCGACGTGCGCCGTCTCGGCTCCGCCCAGACGGCGCTCTCGCTCGTCGCTGGCGGCCACGTCGACGCCGCCCTCGGCGTCGTCGCGTCGCACCCGTGGGACACCGTCGCCGGTGTCCACCTGATCCGGCAAGCGGGGGGTCGCGTCACCGACCTCACTGGCGAACCGTGGACGCCGCGAAGCGAGGGACTCGTCGCCTCGAACGGCCGGATCCACGACGATCTGCTCGCGCTGCTCTCCTAA
- a CDS encoding ABC transporter substrate-binding protein: MASDTTAEEEEKRLEMQRRRVLAGAGAIGATALAGCSGGGGGDGGDGGDGGGGGGGGGGGGGKTVNLLTTYTSPASKRSYNVATERFKQDNPNVNISMGYTNWENIYSRLVQAANTGSWPEMAFFIDNELSLILNDQGFTDDPQKVMDPVTEVAGEVADNVPETHYLAKDGSFYCVQTNNQTPVSWYRTDVMEDIGMDSKPSNWNEELEYVKAAHEADNDLYGTSLSTARNTYMSDMFLVRLRNAGGNALDPEKNVAFDSQVTRDVLNHYNELVQYAAPGNESFSYGEAYTNYATDNVAHCLYWGRTTINVVEQTPEIVEYVVNGHPPKPNNDQADPNDNTSVMSGDGGQLIKDATNKQEAIDWFQTYLEPDIFVDEYMTGTPGNTTPIFTEHEEPWNNMDFWSEVENGEQIRDLLVESARTSHPKCRAGPEFPAFPEMAEIVRTPVMSGPASQYYAGDISADEAATEMAERAEQAVANYGGGN, translated from the coding sequence ATGGCAAGTGATACCACTGCCGAGGAGGAGGAGAAACGGTTGGAGATGCAGCGGCGTCGCGTCCTCGCCGGGGCCGGCGCCATCGGGGCCACAGCACTCGCTGGCTGTAGCGGCGGTGGTGGTGGCGATGGTGGTGACGGCGGAGACGGCGGCGGAGGCGGCGGTGGCGGTGGTGGTGGCGGCGGAAAGACGGTGAACCTGCTCACCACGTACACGTCGCCGGCGTCGAAGCGGTCGTACAACGTCGCCACCGAGCGGTTCAAACAGGACAACCCCAACGTCAACATCTCGATGGGGTACACCAACTGGGAGAACATCTACTCCCGGCTGGTGCAGGCCGCCAACACCGGTAGCTGGCCGGAGATGGCCTTCTTCATCGACAACGAACTCTCCCTGATTCTGAACGATCAGGGCTTCACCGACGACCCACAGAAGGTCATGGACCCGGTGACCGAAGTCGCGGGCGAGGTCGCCGACAACGTGCCGGAGACCCACTACCTGGCCAAGGACGGCTCGTTCTACTGCGTCCAGACGAACAACCAGACGCCGGTGTCGTGGTACCGGACGGACGTGATGGAGGACATCGGTATGGACTCCAAGCCGTCCAACTGGAACGAGGAACTGGAGTACGTCAAGGCGGCCCACGAGGCCGACAACGACCTCTACGGCACGTCGCTCTCGACGGCGCGCAACACCTACATGTCGGACATGTTCCTGGTGCGCCTGCGCAACGCCGGCGGGAACGCGCTCGACCCGGAGAAAAACGTCGCCTTCGACTCTCAGGTCACACGGGACGTGCTGAACCACTACAACGAACTCGTCCAGTACGCCGCACCGGGGAACGAGAGCTTCAGCTACGGCGAGGCGTACACCAACTACGCCACCGACAACGTGGCCCACTGTCTCTACTGGGGCCGGACGACGATCAACGTCGTCGAGCAGACGCCGGAGATCGTCGAGTACGTCGTGAACGGCCACCCGCCGAAGCCGAACAACGATCAGGCCGATCCCAACGACAACACGAGCGTCATGTCGGGCGACGGCGGCCAGTTGATCAAGGACGCCACGAACAAGCAGGAGGCGATCGACTGGTTCCAGACGTACCTCGAACCGGACATCTTCGTCGACGAGTACATGACGGGGACGCCCGGCAACACGACGCCCATCTTCACGGAACACGAGGAGCCGTGGAACAACATGGACTTCTGGAGCGAGGTCGAAAACGGCGAGCAGATCCGTGATCTGCTGGTCGAATCCGCGCGCACCTCCCACCCCAAGTGCCGCGCCGGCCCCGAGTTCCCGGCCTTCCCCGAGATGGCCGAAATCGTCCGCACGCCCGTCATGAGCGGCCCGGCTTCCCAGTACTACGCCGGCGACATCTCCGCCGACGAGGCTGCCACGGAGATGGCGGAACGGGCCGAACAGGCCGTCGCCAACTACGGAGGCGGTAACTGA
- a CDS encoding SDR family NAD(P)-dependent oxidoreductase, which translates to MAYEHTPVTVEGKRAVVIGGTSGIGRALARGFAADGADVVATSRSEDSVAEMAAELRDLGAETIEQTCDVTDRETLVDLRDATIDALGGVDVLVTSQSYIARSNLAEGTDDEWDAVFDVQLDGTYRAVQTFAERMDEGSIIAISSISNGLSIPNLVPYTTAKGGIDAFTRVAAKELGPEIRVNAIRPGFVRTEQTGGTYDEGTDRHGEIVRRTTHGRMADPEEMVGAAIYFASDAASYANGSVLTVDDGFTADAFGE; encoded by the coding sequence ATGGCCTACGAACACACGCCGGTCACGGTCGAAGGCAAACGCGCGGTCGTCATCGGAGGAACGAGCGGTATCGGGCGGGCGCTCGCCCGCGGCTTCGCGGCCGACGGTGCGGACGTGGTCGCGACGAGTCGGAGCGAGGACAGCGTGGCGGAGATGGCGGCGGAACTTCGCGACCTCGGCGCCGAAACCATCGAGCAGACCTGCGACGTGACGGATCGGGAGACGCTCGTCGATCTGCGCGACGCCACCATCGACGCCCTCGGCGGCGTCGACGTACTGGTCACCTCCCAGAGCTACATCGCTCGCTCGAATCTGGCCGAGGGGACCGACGACGAGTGGGACGCGGTGTTCGACGTGCAACTCGACGGCACCTACCGCGCCGTCCAGACGTTCGCCGAACGGATGGACGAGGGGTCGATCATCGCCATCTCCTCCATCTCGAACGGCCTCTCGATCCCGAATCTGGTGCCGTACACCACGGCGAAGGGGGGCATCGACGCGTTCACGCGGGTCGCGGCGAAGGAACTCGGCCCCGAGATTCGGGTGAACGCGATCCGCCCCGGCTTCGTCCGCACCGAACAGACCGGCGGCACCTACGACGAGGGAACCGACCGACACGGGGAGATCGTCCGCCGGACGACACACGGCCGGATGGCCGACCCCGAGGAGATGGTCGGGGCGGCGATCTACTTCGCCAGCGACGCCGCGAGCTACGCGAACGGGAGCGTCCTCACGGTCGACGACGGGTTCACAGCCGACGCGTTCGGCGAGTAG
- a CDS encoding carbohydrate ABC transporter permease, whose translation MSTIRRQRKRLVRGVTDRLLNWRMEENKLGWLLILPTLVVFAAIVFFPLMYSIYLSFHSTSGFGMTLTWVGVENYITLLGQDVFWQSLKNNVLWTIGTVSIQLVLGVAVALLLHKSFAGRNTVRGAALFPYMVPTIVAVFNFRWIFNATYGVFNSILLMIGLVQEPISFFGYELAMGSAVMLGVWRFTPFVVITVLARLQTIPPSLYEAAQLDGAYKVAQFRYVTLPQLYNILVIVILLRAVWMFRKFAPIYLLTGGGPGTATQTLPIYAYIEAYTGLRFGFAATIANVMFVILMTVGLLYLRRYYNTGGTDVEA comes from the coding sequence ATGAGCACCATACGCAGACAACGGAAGCGACTGGTACGGGGGGTGACGGACCGACTGCTCAACTGGCGGATGGAGGAGAACAAGCTGGGCTGGCTCCTGATCCTGCCGACACTCGTCGTGTTCGCCGCCATCGTATTCTTCCCCCTCATGTACTCCATCTATCTGAGTTTCCACTCGACCAGTGGGTTCGGGATGACCCTCACGTGGGTCGGGGTGGAGAACTACATCACGCTGTTGGGACAGGACGTGTTCTGGCAGTCGCTGAAGAACAACGTCCTCTGGACTATCGGCACCGTCTCGATTCAGTTGGTGCTCGGCGTCGCCGTGGCGCTCCTGCTCCACAAGTCGTTCGCGGGCCGTAACACGGTCCGCGGAGCGGCGCTGTTCCCGTACATGGTGCCGACCATCGTGGCCGTGTTCAACTTCCGCTGGATCTTCAACGCCACCTACGGCGTCTTCAACTCCATTCTCCTCATGATCGGCCTCGTGCAGGAACCCATCTCCTTTTTCGGCTACGAACTGGCGATGGGCTCCGCGGTCATGCTCGGTGTGTGGCGGTTCACGCCGTTCGTCGTCATCACGGTGCTCGCCCGACTGCAGACGATTCCACCGAGCCTCTACGAAGCCGCCCAACTCGACGGCGCCTACAAGGTCGCGCAGTTCCGGTACGTGACCCTGCCGCAACTGTACAACATCCTCGTGATCGTCATTCTACTGCGCGCGGTCTGGATGTTCCGGAAGTTCGCGCCCATCTACCTGTTGACGGGTGGGGGACCCGGCACCGCGACGCAGACGCTCCCGATCTACGCGTACATCGAAGCCTACACCGGCCTCCGGTTCGGCTTCGCCGCAACCATCGCGAACGTCATGTTCGTGATTCTGATGACCGTCGGACTGCTGTACCTCCGACGGTACTACAACACGGGAGGGACCGACGTTGAAGCTTAA
- a CDS encoding carbohydrate ABC transporter permease produces MKLNITNISNDLEQRLRDSVPTRAYNLTGRGIMWGLIGAVLVYSLFPLVWMAITSLQPEVHLFTRPPEVVPHKWTLEHYFDLWDSNREFFFYYRNSVIVSVLATTTTIILGTLAAYSISRFEYRGKEFLDNSILLVYMFPAIVLVVPLGILMNDYGLTNTWYGLALVYLTFALPFSIWVLREFFNGIPYSLEEAAMIDGASRMQAFVYVVLPNALPGIIATAIFTWSLAWNDFLYASVIMSQNNMQTLPVGLNQMLNSANPPWGQFMAANTLVTIPVLVLYILVQDYLVEGFGAGGVKG; encoded by the coding sequence TTGAAGCTTAACATCACCAACATCAGCAACGACCTAGAGCAGCGCCTTCGAGACAGCGTACCGACCCGAGCGTACAACCTGACCGGTCGGGGGATCATGTGGGGGCTGATCGGTGCCGTCCTCGTCTACTCCCTGTTCCCCCTCGTGTGGATGGCGATCACCTCGCTCCAGCCCGAGGTGCACCTCTTCACCCGACCACCCGAAGTCGTCCCGCACAAGTGGACCCTGGAGCACTACTTCGACCTCTGGGACAGCAACCGTGAATTCTTCTTCTACTACCGCAACAGCGTCATCGTCTCCGTGCTGGCGACGACGACGACCATCATCCTCGGGACGCTCGCGGCCTACAGCATCTCCCGCTTCGAGTACCGCGGCAAGGAGTTCCTCGACAACTCCATCCTGCTCGTCTACATGTTCCCGGCCATCGTGCTGGTGGTGCCGCTCGGCATCCTCATGAACGACTACGGGCTGACGAACACGTGGTACGGCCTCGCGCTCGTCTATCTCACGTTCGCGCTCCCGTTCAGTATCTGGGTGCTCCGGGAGTTCTTCAACGGCATCCCCTACTCGCTGGAGGAGGCGGCGATGATCGACGGCGCCAGCCGGATGCAGGCGTTCGTCTACGTCGTCCTCCCCAACGCCCTGCCGGGGATCATCGCCACCGCCATCTTCACGTGGTCGCTGGCGTGGAACGACTTCCTCTACGCCTCGGTCATCATGTCCCAGAACAACATGCAGACGCTCCCGGTCGGCCTCAATCAGATGCTCAACTCCGCGAACCCGCCGTGGGGGCAGTTCATGGCCGCCAACACGCTCGTGACGATTCCGGTGCTCGTCCTCTACATCCTCGTTCAGGACTACCTGGTCGAAGGGTTCGGGGCGGGCGGCGTCAAGGGCTGA
- a CDS encoding BKACE family enzyme, producing MRDFDKTIISCAVTGAIHTPTMSPHLPVTAEEIAEEAIAAAEAGASIVHIHVRNEETGEPVTDLDLFRQVAETIQANCDAIIQPTTGGGHGMTVEERISVVPELEPEMASCNMGSINFGLYQLLPKFDEFEYEWEEEYLANSRDYVFRNTFEDLETILPTFEGHGTMPELEVYDVGHLYNAKHMVDRGILPTPLHIQFVMGIHGGIAATAKNLNHLVDVADDLFGDDFSFSVIGAGRHEFPLGTQAVHMGGNVRVGLEDNLFLERGQLAESNAELVEKMVRLTREVAGREIATPAETREFLGTKGQSETNI from the coding sequence ATGCGCGATTTCGACAAGACGATCATCTCGTGTGCGGTTACCGGCGCGATTCACACTCCGACCATGTCGCCTCACCTTCCCGTCACCGCGGAGGAGATCGCGGAGGAGGCCATCGCGGCCGCCGAGGCCGGAGCCAGCATCGTCCACATCCACGTCCGCAACGAGGAAACCGGCGAACCCGTGACCGATCTCGACCTGTTCCGACAGGTCGCGGAGACCATCCAGGCCAACTGTGACGCCATCATCCAGCCGACGACCGGCGGCGGTCACGGGATGACCGTCGAGGAACGCATCTCGGTCGTACCCGAACTCGAACCCGAGATGGCCTCCTGTAACATGGGGTCGATCAACTTCGGCCTCTACCAGTTGCTCCCCAAATTCGACGAGTTCGAGTACGAGTGGGAGGAGGAGTACCTCGCCAACTCCCGCGACTACGTCTTCCGGAACACCTTCGAGGATCTGGAGACCATCCTCCCCACCTTCGAGGGACACGGCACCATGCCCGAACTCGAAGTGTACGACGTGGGCCACCTCTACAACGCGAAACACATGGTCGACCGTGGCATCCTCCCGACGCCGCTTCACATCCAGTTCGTGATGGGTATCCACGGCGGTATCGCCGCGACGGCGAAGAACCTGAACCACCTCGTCGACGTTGCGGACGACCTGTTCGGCGACGACTTCTCCTTCTCGGTCATCGGGGCCGGCCGCCACGAGTTCCCGCTCGGCACGCAGGCCGTCCACATGGGCGGGAACGTCCGTGTGGGACTGGAGGACAACCTCTTCCTCGAACGCGGCCAGCTCGCCGAGAGTAACGCGGAACTCGTCGAGAAGATGGTCCGACTCACGCGGGAGGTCGCGGGCCGCGAAATCGCGACGCCGGCGGAGACGCGGGAGTTCCTCGGTACGAAGGGGCAGTCGGAGACCAATATATGA
- a CDS encoding 3-hydroxyacyl-CoA dehydrogenase family protein produces the protein MNSPDGIDTAAVLGSGVMGHGIALAFALDGHPVALYDVNEDLLAESEDRVRSVLDTLVSAGEVDADEADAAADRITRTTSLPDAVDGADFVTEAVVEDLDIKREVFANLDDHAEADAILATNTSGLSITEIAAATDRPEQVVGTHWFNPPYVVPLVEVIRGEETADEVVETTYDFFDEMGKTPVRVEKDIPGFIGNRIQMAMIYEAFSLLDRGVASAEAIDRAVKAGFGFRLPLLGIFEKVDHSGLDVEHEVEEYLLPDLDRGTESKDVLSEAVENGDYGLKTGKGVYDWSDVDPDDIYDQRDEALLAILDLYDSMDMERTPRK, from the coding sequence ATGAACTCCCCCGACGGCATCGACACCGCCGCCGTCCTCGGCTCCGGCGTCATGGGCCACGGCATCGCCCTCGCGTTCGCGCTCGACGGCCATCCGGTCGCGCTCTACGACGTGAACGAGGACCTCCTCGCCGAGAGCGAGGATCGCGTCCGCTCGGTACTGGACACGCTCGTCTCCGCGGGCGAAGTCGACGCCGACGAAGCCGACGCCGCGGCCGACCGCATCACCCGCACCACGTCGCTTCCCGACGCCGTCGACGGCGCCGACTTCGTCACCGAGGCCGTCGTCGAGGATCTGGATATCAAGCGGGAGGTGTTCGCGAACCTCGACGACCACGCCGAGGCCGACGCCATCCTCGCCACCAACACCTCCGGCCTCTCGATCACGGAGATTGCCGCCGCCACGGATCGGCCGGAACAGGTCGTCGGCACTCACTGGTTTAACCCACCCTACGTCGTCCCGCTCGTCGAAGTCATCCGCGGCGAGGAGACGGCCGACGAAGTAGTCGAGACGACCTACGACTTCTTCGACGAGATGGGCAAGACGCCGGTTCGCGTCGAGAAGGACATCCCCGGCTTCATCGGCAACCGCATCCAGATGGCGATGATCTACGAGGCCTTTTCACTTCTGGACCGCGGCGTCGCCAGCGCGGAGGCCATCGACCGCGCGGTCAAAGCCGGCTTCGGCTTCCGCCTCCCCCTCCTCGGTATCTTCGAGAAGGTCGACCACTCCGGCCTCGACGTGGAGCACGAGGTCGAGGAGTACCTCCTCCCCGACCTCGACCGCGGCACCGAGTCGAAAGACGTGCTCTCGGAGGCCGTCGAAAACGGCGACTACGGCCTGAAGACGGGGAAGGGCGTCTACGACTGGTCCGACGTCGACCCCGACGACATCTACGACCAGCGCGACGAAGCCCTCCTCGCCATCCTCGACCTCTACGACTCGATGGACATGGAGCGGACGCCGCGGAAGTAG
- the argH gene encoding argininosuccinate lyase: MLWENTDHSASEATLQYTMEPKEFENRFLPYDVLTNLAHVTMLNRQGFVTDAELAELRDALTDLYHEADEVEGEDVHTFVEERVTQQTEAGKKMHLARSRNDQIFVDTRLFMKDATIDLAHRLLDFIDALRTFAEDKNMLIPGYTHQQQAMPSSTGLWASSYVDALIDDLKSLRATYRIIDSNPLGAAASYGTSLDIDRDLTTELLGFAQKQHNPIYCSNRGKQELQLLQTLDLVMLDIQKLAEDVINFSEDQQFFELADDYTTGSSIMPQKRNPDILELARAKAEEVSAGKEAIRRIIGKLPSGYNRDSQQTKGHLIDGIDTVRATVDILTPLVENLERSDDFDIDEGIFAAYTANQKVKEGMPFRDAYHEVKSSQEYEVHSEVADPVHQPVGDLREFWADEREGFDAMSERLLTAE; the protein is encoded by the coding sequence ATGCTTTGGGAGAACACCGATCACTCGGCGAGTGAGGCGACACTCCAGTACACGATGGAGCCGAAAGAGTTCGAGAATCGGTTTCTCCCGTACGACGTGCTGACGAATCTCGCGCACGTGACGATGCTGAACCGGCAGGGCTTCGTCACGGACGCGGAACTCGCCGAACTCCGCGACGCCCTCACCGACCTCTACCACGAGGCCGACGAGGTGGAAGGCGAGGACGTCCACACGTTCGTCGAGGAGCGTGTCACCCAGCAGACGGAGGCGGGCAAGAAGATGCATCTCGCCCGCTCGCGCAACGACCAGATATTCGTCGACACGCGCCTGTTCATGAAGGACGCGACCATCGATCTGGCCCACCGTCTGCTGGACTTCATCGACGCACTCCGCACCTTCGCCGAGGACAAGAACATGCTGATTCCGGGCTACACCCACCAGCAACAGGCGATGCCGTCCTCGACGGGGCTGTGGGCGTCGAGTTACGTCGACGCGCTGATCGACGACCTGAAATCCCTGCGGGCGACCTACCGCATCATCGACTCGAACCCCCTTGGCGCCGCCGCGTCGTACGGCACTAGCCTCGATATCGACCGCGACCTGACGACCGAACTCCTCGGCTTCGCCCAGAAACAGCACAACCCAATCTACTGCTCCAACCGTGGGAAACAGGAGCTACAACTGCTCCAGACGCTCGATCTGGTGATGCTCGACATCCAGAAACTCGCGGAGGACGTGATCAACTTCTCCGAGGATCAGCAGTTCTTCGAACTCGCCGACGACTACACGACGGGGAGTTCGATCATGCCCCAGAAGCGCAACCCCGACATCCTCGAACTCGCGCGGGCGAAGGCGGAGGAGGTGTCGGCGGGCAAGGAGGCGATTCGGCGCATTATCGGCAAACTCCCGAGCGGCTACAACCGGGACAGCCAGCAGACGAAAGGCCACCTGATCGACGGGATCGATACGGTGCGTGCCACCGTGGACATCCTCACGCCGCTGGTCGAGAACCTCGAACGCTCGGACGACTTCGACATCGACGAGGGCATCTTCGCCGCCTACACCGCGAACCAGAAAGTGAAAGAGGGAATGCCCTTCCGCGACGCGTACCACGAGGTAAAATCGAGTCAGGAGTACGAGGTGCACTCGGAGGTGGCCGACCCGGTCCACCAGCCGGTCGGTGACCTGCGCGAGTTCTGGGCCGACGAGCGCGAGGGCTTCGACGCGATGTCCGAGCGGCTACTGACCGCAGAGTAA
- a CDS encoding DUF7120 family protein, with the protein MPTAEVSLPDDVDIEISQLVEEGEFINRDQAVEELLSLGVSAYTTDESPNQSPDEDLFTQVVDDQQDPAIRNESDDEHTL; encoded by the coding sequence ATGCCTACTGCGGAAGTTTCGTTGCCGGACGACGTAGATATCGAGATCAGCCAGCTCGTCGAAGAGGGGGAGTTCATCAACCGCGATCAGGCGGTCGAGGAACTGCTCTCGCTGGGCGTGTCGGCGTACACCACGGACGAATCGCCGAATCAATCACCGGACGAAGATCTGTTCACGCAGGTCGTCGACGACCAGCAAGACCCCGCGATCCGGAACGAATCCGACGACGAACACACGCTGTAG
- a CDS encoding TIGR04053 family radical SAM/SPASM domain-containing protein gives MNPTAIDTDERPFVLVWELTRACELTCKHCRADAQPERHPDELTTAEGKALLDEARRFGENQLVVLSGGDPLARDDTVDLVHYGADRGLLMTLTPSGTASLTPDRVDALADAGARRMALSIDGGTRAAHDEFRGEPGSFDSTIQAAEAARDAGLPLQINTTVCAETVDELPAIRDLVADLGAVLWSVFFLVPVGRGAVLDSVDPETAEDVMAWLAEVESAEAFGIKTTEAPHYRRVALQQRRDDGTGDAADAIGRRTGITAGDGFAFVSHVGEVFPSGFLPESAGNVRERSLVELYRESDLFTALRDTDALRGKCGACEFREICGGSRSRAYATTGDPLESDPLCAYVPEGYDGPLPNAPEPAPSD, from the coding sequence ATGAATCCAACCGCTATCGACACCGACGAGCGACCGTTCGTCCTCGTGTGGGAACTCACGCGGGCGTGCGAGTTGACGTGCAAGCACTGCCGGGCCGACGCCCAGCCGGAGCGCCACCCCGACGAACTCACGACGGCGGAGGGGAAGGCGCTCCTGGACGAGGCACGGCGCTTCGGCGAGAACCAGCTAGTCGTCCTCTCGGGCGGCGATCCGCTCGCCCGCGACGACACCGTCGACCTCGTGCACTACGGCGCCGACCGAGGACTCCTGATGACGCTGACGCCGAGCGGGACGGCGTCGTTGACGCCCGACCGCGTGGACGCCCTCGCGGACGCCGGCGCGCGCCGGATGGCGCTGAGCATCGACGGCGGCACCCGTGCCGCCCACGACGAGTTCCGGGGCGAACCCGGGAGCTTCGACTCCACGATCCAAGCGGCGGAAGCCGCACGCGACGCCGGCCTCCCGCTCCAGATCAACACAACCGTCTGCGCCGAGACGGTGGACGAACTCCCGGCGATCCGTGATCTGGTCGCGGATCTCGGGGCCGTCCTCTGGTCGGTGTTCTTCCTCGTGCCCGTCGGCCGCGGGGCCGTCCTCGACTCCGTCGATCCAGAGACGGCCGAGGACGTGATGGCGTGGCTGGCCGAAGTCGAATCGGCGGAGGCGTTCGGCATCAAGACGACCGAAGCGCCCCACTACCGCCGGGTCGCGCTCCAGCAACGACGGGACGACGGGACGGGCGACGCCGCCGACGCCATCGGCCGCCGGACGGGGATCACCGCCGGCGACGGCTTCGCCTTCGTCAGCCACGTCGGTGAGGTGTTCCCCTCCGGCTTCCTCCCCGAGTCAGCCGGGAACGTCCGCGAGCGGAGTCTCGTCGAACTCTACCGCGAGTCGGACCTCTTTACCGCGCTCCGGGATACCGACGCGCTCCGCGGGAAGTGTGGCGCCTGCGAGTTCCGGGAGATCTGTGGCGGCAGTCGGTCGCGGGCGTACGCCACGACGGGCGATCCGCTCGAAAGCGACCCGCTCTGTGCGTACGTCCCGGAGGGCTACGACGGACCGCTTCCGAACGCTCCGGAACCAGCACCGAGCGACTGA
- a CDS encoding CGCGG family putative rSAM-modified RiPP protein, which produces MSQHDERHDTSWSANLEGPEHAASRELVVEEAVEAVERTDDGNHVNLVTHGDHGHPETYLYATLREAFDDATVEYVDQCGCGGYVTRVHV; this is translated from the coding sequence ATGAGCCAACACGACGAGCGCCACGACACCTCGTGGTCCGCGAATCTCGAAGGCCCGGAACACGCCGCCAGCCGAGAGTTGGTGGTCGAGGAGGCCGTCGAGGCCGTCGAGCGCACCGACGACGGAAACCACGTCAACCTCGTGACCCACGGGGACCACGGCCACCCCGAGACGTACCTCTACGCCACTCTCCGCGAGGCGTTCGACGACGCGACCGTGGAGTACGTCGATCAGTGTGGCTGTGGCGGGTACGTCACCCGCGTTCACGTCTGA
- a CDS encoding SRPBCC family protein: MQSVTVSRTIDAPRATIQAAMDDLEAFMLAAGFDEVTVDGDEMYLRNRVGIATIELTLECVDVPDAALAYEQREGIFESMRTVYRLDDAGEAGTRVEATTDFALDVALVGDLLDSTIIKRQRHKELDAQFDYLEDAVE; encoded by the coding sequence ATGCAATCAGTCACCGTCTCGCGGACCATCGACGCGCCGAGGGCGACGATTCAGGCGGCGATGGACGACCTCGAGGCGTTCATGCTCGCCGCCGGCTTCGACGAGGTGACCGTCGATGGCGACGAGATGTACCTTCGCAACCGCGTGGGCATCGCCACCATCGAACTGACGCTCGAATGCGTCGACGTGCCGGACGCCGCTCTCGCGTACGAACAGCGCGAAGGGATCTTCGAGTCGATGCGAACCGTCTACCGCCTCGACGACGCGGGTGAGGCGGGGACGCGCGTGGAAGCGACGACCGACTTCGCGCTCGACGTGGCTCTCGTCGGTGACCTCCTCGACTCGACGATCATCAAGCGACAGCGACACAAGGAACTCGACGCACAGTTCGACTATCTCGAAGACGCGGTCGAGTAG
- a CDS encoding DUF2249 domain-containing protein, giving the protein MSGIDSLLAETNAPTTRIHEVLDVRDLPPPEPLTRTLETLADLDEGVLVQVNDRVPQHLFPRLNERGFAYEAVERDDRVVTAIWRA; this is encoded by the coding sequence ATGTCAGGCATCGACTCGCTTCTGGCCGAAACGAACGCACCGACGACTCGAATCCACGAGGTACTGGACGTGCGCGACCTGCCGCCGCCGGAGCCGCTGACCCGGACGCTCGAAACGCTCGCCGATCTCGACGAGGGCGTCCTCGTGCAGGTGAACGACCGCGTGCCCCAGCACCTGTTCCCCCGACTCAACGAGCGCGGATTCGCCTACGAGGCGGTCGAGCGCGACGACCGCGTCGTGACGGCTATCTGGCGCGCGTGA